Below is a window of Nicotiana tabacum cultivar K326 chromosome 19, ASM71507v2, whole genome shotgun sequence DNA.
ACTGTCTTGGGTtaaacttcaccatgaccatgtccccaactctatagtcCGTGGGACGCTACTTACGGTccgcaaacttcttcatcttcctaGTTGCCCtatccaagtaggacttagcaGTGTCAAGTTGCTCCTCCCATCTtttggccatatgataagcccccaaactctttccctcgaacgtggctggtaatgaatgtggagtttgttgttgttggcctatggctagctcaaatggtgtccTCCCCGTGGACTCACTCCActgcaagttataagagaattgggtgatgtctaggagccttgcccaatctttctgatgcgcgcttacataatgcctcaagtagcattctCGTAAGGCATTGACCCGTTCCGTTTGTCCATCTGTATGTGGGTGAAAACTAGTGGAAAAGTGCAGTTCCATACCAAGTATGTCGAATAACTCTCTCCAAAAGTTTCCAGTAAAACGGGGGTCTTGATCACTGATAATATGCCTCGGTAAGCTCTGATACTTCACCACATTCTTAAAGAATAACTTGGCGGCTTCCTTGGAACTGCAACCCGATGAGGCGGGCATGAAGGTTACATATTTGGAAAATTTATCCACGgccaccataatagtaccataaccaTCGAATTTCGGTAGATAAGTGATACAGTCCATAGTCACGCTCTCCCACGGATGCTCTGCGATTGGTAGCGGTTCCAAAAGTCCTCCAGGTTGTTGTTTCTCAACTTTATCCTGCTGACAGacaagacaagtctgcacataaCATTCTATGTCATCTCGCATGCGTGGCCAATAATAGACTGACTTAACCAAGGCCCTAGTGCGACATTGGCCTGGATGACCAGACCACATTAtgtcatgactctcccttatgatctgacgtctaatgtctccaaacttagGCACGTAGACCTGCCGATCCATGGTAAGCAATATGCCGTCTTCTACCCAAAAACGTCTCGTCTTGCCCTGGTTGGCTAACTCGATAAGCTGTTTGGTTGTTGGATCATGctgcatgccttcttttatagcctcaCTAATGTCCCAACTTGCTAAAGTGATGGCAGCAAGCTCGGCTttccggctcaaggcatcggctataACATTACCTTTGCCCGGCTTGTACTTCAGCAAATAATCAAACTCGGCAAAGAAATTCTGCCACCTAGCCTGTTTTGGTGTGAGCTTATTTTGTGTCTGAAAGTAGCTAGTAGCCACATTGTTagtcttgaccacgaacctcgACCCGAGCAAATAATGTCTCCATGTACGAAGACAATGCACAATGACAGTCATTTCTTTCTCATGATCTGTGTAATGCCGCTCCGTCTCATTTAACTTACAGCTCTCAAATGCTATGGGATGCTTATCCTGCATCAGGACACCCCCAATGGCAAAGTCTGAGGCATCTGTGTGCACCTCAAATGTCTTGGCAAAGTCAGGTAGTGCCAAGACTGCCTCCTCTGTTACAGCAGCCTTAAGGCCTTCAAATGCCTTTTGACAATGCTCTGTCCAAACCCATGGCTTATTCTTCTTTAACAACTCAGTCAATGGTGCGACTTTTGCTGAGTAACCACTGATGAACTGCCGATAAtagttaacaaggccaaggaaggatctcaactcagttacctttatagttgcctcccactcctggatagcacgtaccttagcctcgtccatgCGTAGCTCGCCATTGCTAATAACATGGCCTAAGAAGTGAAACTTTGATTGTGAAAACTCATAttctccctcttgatgtatagcttgttctcccgcaagacttggaaaaccttccttaagtgATCCATATGTTCCTCCAAGGTGTTGCTGTAAATGACTATGTCgtctaggtagactaccacgaattgatcaaggtagggatgaaaaatcttattcataagggtgcaaaatgtggcagGTGCATTAGTTAAGCCGaagggcatcaccaaccactcaaaggctccatatctcgtCACACATGTTGTCTTCGGCTCATCCCCTTCGGCAATGCgaacctggtagtagcccttgcaaagatccaccttggtaaagtacttggcttgcccaagtctatcgaacaagtcagCAATGAGTGGGATCGGGTACTTATTTTTCACCgtgaccttattaagtgctcCGTAGTCTATGCACAAGCGCAACGATCCATCCTTATTCTTCTGGAACATTACTAGTGCTCCGAAAGGTGCCTTTGATGGGCGAATGTGATCAGCATCTAGCAACTCTTTCAATTGTTTCTTGAGCTCCTCTAGCTCgggcggtgccatacgatatggggcaAATACAGGTGGCTTAGCCCCTGGCTCCAACTAAATTTTGTGATCCACCTCTCGCCTAGGCGGCGGGTGCTCAGGCAACTCCTcgggcatgacatctttgttttcctcaagcaACTTCTCTATGCAAGGCGACAGTGTCTCTTGAAAACTCTTGGCTTCTTCCAGACTTGGGATGGTTGCCACAAACGTCGGctcccccttcttgatccccttgacaacCTGCATAACTAAAAGTTGTGCTTGGCTCTGTCCATGTGGCATAGTCACTGTAGGTACCATGCAAGATCCTTTTCGCTCCATAACCAAGAGGCGTTAGAGGTaggtgtcatgccccaaaaccgaggagcgcgaccggcgcttaaccgagtgaacccgaccgagcaagcctgttagattttattctacccaaactcatccacgaatggagataatgcatattttccttaattagacaaaaggtgttcacgtctacaataccaattcatttccaatagtttcatcatttttaaagtctcaattggACAAGTAATATAACCACAACATAATATATATGTTTTGACTTTCCCAGcactaatacacaacccacactatgtctacggagcctctataaataaagaagagtataatgataatgccgacaacaaggccccggctatacctcaaacagaatacataaagtacaaaagattcatgaccccgaaatgaagtggggctcaccaagttagctaggaagaaggtgcactgctatcactgatcaatatctcctgctgtggaaccacctgcatccatttaaagatgcagcgcccccgaaaaAAAAAGGACGTTACTACCGTTGAATAACattagtatgtataactaaacacactctcaatagaatgataaataatacaacaagattatcataatatcgatgaaagccttaatcaacatcaaacctcaatttaggatcaagacagtgttcaaattaatttccatatctcatattgggagatttttagtatcgatataccattgttcacaataccaaagccaccgtacttttagcacgaagttcgatcacgacccgatcggctaggctatctcattagagaatcaaccacaactactatcaataccaataccaccgtaaatttagtacggagtccgatcacgacccaatcggctaggctatctcattagagaatcaactaTAATTAttgtcaatatcaataccaccgtaaatttagtacggagtccgatcacaacccgatcagctaggccatctcattagagacatcaaccataattactatcattaccaatttccagcacaattaccaccatatgtgcggcatggtgtacgatcacgacccgatcggctaggctgtcttatttgagacatcaaccttctTATATCAATCCTTgtatttcataatactttcatatcttttcatttcattggcactaatggccataattataagatcattcttgacacgttggccatattcagtatttcatgctcaccttatcaatttcaaatatcattatcatcatcaacaacaaatacaattcaaatcaaggtgtgtagtacacatgtgagcaatttagagtctaaggcacatagagatatttcacaaaatttggcataatagccttcatttaaacttgacttaaagtcgaaacattattaatgcacagtccatattttaacacatcctcaattggtaacataaaatgaataaagcatttgggatgcttgttaaACATatttctttcaacccaatcttactcggaatagccagtttcataatgaatcactcaggacttacataatttacatgaatatcgtggaattcaattctaagagaagagtttagccaacatacctcaattgagcttccttaaactctaaaatattccggaattcttagaaacttcaatctattttagaaatataataaattgaatcaaaattaggaagatgatcatggttctagctcatttgagcattttatcaaacactaggtgtgcacaaggtttcaaggtctttttatggaggattccatcatcccacaacccaatctttaccatgcttagttcaaaaATCTTCCTACatcccttgatatcacatgcatgtaaaataatcaactctcatgcccaaaaattatcttgctaattacccattttcagatgatttcgaaattaaggtttagggtgtagaatcttacctctaggacgAAGACCTAGTCATcttgccttcttaatcttccaaaacttgagcaagaattgaagaacaattattgaagaacaccttctcactctagggcactctctttcactctaaaatgtcagattatatctcaaaaatgacccaaaatatgtatttaacgaagtagggtcgggttttaaaaacacaaaaatgaagctccggaacaggttctgcgaccgcataatggttatgcggaccgcatatcggtcgcataattggtgtccaaaatgaccaaaaatctgcctgagtctgcggtcactatgcggtccatataactgttctacggtcgcatagtgcaccgcataacagttatgcggttgcatagtcgaccgcataattgcttccaactgaccccttaactgcctcactctacggctattatgcggtccgcagagtgattctgcggtcgtataatgaatcgcagaaatgcacttttttgcaaaaattttttctttactttccggtgcattgttctaTAATACTCAACAtgtaaaaccaattcggcaccacgaaacattactTTCTTTTGTAAAAtattacggggctttacacttaagtacttcaaaattttttggggtgttacagtaggggtcgatcaaagtatgacaatgtctaaagaactcttgccccaatatgatgtcaaagatatccatagTGGTTCAggtaaagtttgtcatacctttccaagttcccaatttgacaccaactccattagctaccccacgagcattctgtacctcggcattcacggtcttaacgcgagagttggttggagcaagcttcaattcTAGTCTCTTTGTGGCAACCTCAGTCACaaaattatgagttgctccagtatCCACCATTGCACGAGCATGCTTAttgttgatggtgagatccacgtactgattgccattctcggtaggtgtaatgacccggccagttattttgagagtaatatccccgatcccctattaaattCTTTCGCCAactctatttctgctattgtgacttgccgggatgattggttttgagtttcggagtgttttgggacacttagtccctaaatgagagcttaagccttaggatttgaatCGTaattggaactgtgtgaagatgacttcggaatgaaattttgtcggttccgttagctccgttaggtgattttgggtttaggagcgtgcccggattgtgttttggaggtccgtagctcatttaggcttgaaatggcgaaagtagaatttttggagttttggaccggtagtggaaattttgatatcagggtcggaatccgattctgaaagttggaataggtccgtaatatcgaatatgacttatgcgcaaaatttgaggtcaatcggatgtgatttgataggtttcggcatcggttgtagaattttgaagtttcaagttctttaagtttgaattggagggtgattcatgattttaacattgtttgatgtgatttgagagctcgactaagtcgtatggtgttttaggattggttggtatgtttggtcgagctcccgggggcctcgggtgtgtttcggatgctcaacgagtcatcTTTGGACTTTGGAAGATAGCAAATTTCTGGTATTCTGTTGCaggcattttcttcatcgcgttcacgagggagtcctcgcgttcgcgtaaggtatcTGGGAAGGGAAGATGAATTACTCTTCGCGTCTGCGATGTCGCTCTCGCGTTCGGGAAGGTGTGGAACCtcgaagctacgcgttcgcgaagaagaactagAGGCAGGCGAGAATTcatgcttcacgttcgcgatggagatctcgcgttcgcgatgggtcaagattagtggtcttcgcgttcgcgacatatgcatcgcattcgcgatggaggATTTTGGGCCGCGAAGAAGGACGCGTCTCGGCAGTATTAAAGTTCCAAAAACGGAGGttatgccatttttatcaaaaccttaaGTTGGGAACTCGGATTTTGGATGAGGGATTGAGGGatttttcagagatatcgattgggtaacgattcttaactcctttatggttatattccactaatctatgcttgaattcatcgttaaatttcggatttggggtgaaaaattgagaaaaattctTAGGCTGAATTTTGGGGTTtcgatcgagattttggtatcggatttgagcaattttggtatgagtaaaatcgtgagtgaatggatgttcgtattttgcgacttttacccgattccgagatgtgggctcggggtgaCTTTTTGGCCAATTTTTCttatttcacgctttagcttcgaattaattagctaaattagttacttgtagttatatttacattatgcaatttatttgaatagattcgtgccatttggagtcggatactcgtggcaagaacgtgttatcaaggtgatttgagcggttcgaggtaagtggcttgcctaaccttgtgttggggactttctcCTTAGGatgtcttgatattatttggtgtgtgggcaccGTGTACGCGAcgtgatgagtacgtacacgggctgttattgcaaaaatcttgtttatcctttttaaatcataaattgcttctcttattaaattgcactaatatgcttaattgtttagtttagactagaaaagcatgcttacgtgttttaactgcctatttgacattctgtgcgccatgcttagttaaatccctattcccttatctgtgttcagtataaactgtataactcgatgccatacctgccatttcatcttgcgttgcatatttaaattgggactacggacgtatttcgggcgATCCCCCctgccttgcatatttactttgggactacggacgtattctgagagatcccccagcactgtatatttactttgggactacggatgtattccgggatatttactttgggactacggacgtattccgggagatccccatgtactgcatatttactttgggactacagacgtattccggaagatcctcaagcactgcatatttactttgggactacagacatattccgggagatccccctgtactgcatattcattcggaactacgggacggtatcccgggatatttcccactgtgtttaccttgttttgagccgagggctcccttaactattaaattttcgagaatttctttaactatgttaccgtaaatttcacttatatcttttactgtttaatttattatatttactccggtagggccttgacctgatctcgtcactactcgaccgagattaggcttggcacttactaggtaccattgtggtatactcatgcccttcttgcacatgtttttgtgtgcagatccaggtacgagctatcagccttggggttagtgtGTGTtgttgattctaggagacttcaaggtacttctgcttgcgtccgcagatcttcgaagtccccttctactccctcgtctagagactttccttattatattcagacttttgtatagagctacatagattataacagcttgtgacttagtgatattccgggtcttgggaaattattttgtatatgctgagtggtactactcttggctatttataatatgatGTTTaactttaaaatgttgtgttttctttatatttttcgcaatatttggcttacctagtcgtaaagaataggtgctatcacgacaccttacgtagggttaatttgggtcgtgacagtaggtTGGATAGATTGATTCATGACAACACCACATAATCCGATCATACCCAACTGTGCGGTTCCTGAACTCTCTCCTTGCGGCTACTCCTTCCGTTCACAGACCATGGCGTTGAGGCTCTTTATGTCGGGGAAATTCCTAAAGCTGTGCGTCCCTCCACATATGAAACATCCCTTCTTCTCGGCCTGCGCCTTCTTCTCGGCGTAGCCCTGACGGCCACTCGTCTTTTTGGAATCTTGAGTCTTgtagtattgttgttgtatatccTTGCCTTTGCCACAGTCTCCCCCACCTTTGACATTGTTAatctttgtttcttttcctttgcctttgtcgtgcttgtcatgcctgaaatccatcaatgattcgACCTCCAATATGGCTTGGCCTATATCTGCGACTTGCTGGCGTTGCAACTCCTGCTTGGCCTAATTTTGCAACCCAtccatgaagtggaacaacaagCCATCATTGACCAGGTTTCggatttgaagcataagggtagtgaactccttgacatagACACGTATGCTCCTTGTTTGCTTTAACTCCCTAAGCTTGCGCCTTGCCTCGTACAAGACATTATTTGGAAAGAACAGTCGCTTGAACTCGGCTTTGAACTGATCCCACATACTAATAGTACATAGACCTTTATCCACGCCGGTCATCTTCTttctccaccatagcatggcaGTCTCTGAGAAGTACACCACTGCAGTATTGATCATGGCCTCATCGTCCCTCACTTTGCCAtgcctgaagtagttctccaagtaccaaaggaagttttccacttcttgtgtATCACGGACACCTTTGAACACCCGGGgtttgggagcctcgatcttggcctccctTGTCACCACATCATTGTTGGCTGCCTCGGTCACGCCAGCACTAACATGAtcctcgagtgactctatctttgccttcaaAGCATCGATAGTACTTaaagcctccatgagtctgcactctaaggaagtgatggtttgccttagttccatctcggtctgtgtacgtccctccaagtcatttcggatactctcaatctcttcaagagggtgcccctcaagaacgctaagggtgccttccaccttcTCCAAGCGTTGGCTAAAGATCTCCACGGCATCCATCCCCGCGTTCATATTCATCACCCATTCTTTACCGAGCGAGACGTCCTCAGGcaggacctccacttcatcctcgctcgcctcagtggcagatggttcttgggatgtaagcccttcgTTTGACACAACCTGGGGTGCACCTCCTGGCTCTTGTTGGTGGCATTCCTCTTTTTGTTACAGCCACTCTTGCCAGTAGCATCTTGGATGacgttggcttgggtgttggcagTGTTAATTTCTCCATCGTTCGCCATTCCCTTAGTTTCaacctttgctctgataccacgttgtcacgtctttagttgttaactaagtacacgtgcgacaCTTGAATACTCgttcacgatcttgcacaacttgctcacgttcttgcgatgccaagtcagccttaccacattcaagatcgctaagagaatggtagaaagaacacaagagaattgttaaaggaagctttgtattagagagaacttgaattgtttgcttggtcAATTACAAATGGATGACCCattttatatactagtctcctaggggctagagtgtaaatattaattgttacacaagtccttaatatttacaagataagggctttctctagaattctctacaagcctagaagattccaagactttcctagcaaatccataggcATCTAGGGTCTTCCTAAAAaaatgtccatacttctctagaattTTCTCACAAATACTAACTTTCctcctatgtaagcttccacatggtaTTAATATATGCCAGATGGTACCTATGTGGCACgatgacatggcgggtcatcacactAAGCTGCTTTAGATCGTCAAAGAACAACCAACTAGCCcacagtttttttttttaaaaatgttttgTGTGTGGACATGCGTGGTACtaataaattataaagattgtGATTTGGGAATATAGTTCAGCCCAAAGACGgatccaaaacttgaaatttatgaGTTCCTACAATAATTTTAAGTTAATAATCGAGTTCACGGTCAAATATTTATAATATAGGTTAATGCATATGTCGTTATAAGATACATAGATTTTAAATTCTGAATCGACCTTTGCTTCAAATAGCTCAACAAGATCTATACTAGCTTAGTACAATTTCCTTTTTGTCTTTTGATACATTGAGTACTTATTGGCATCTTATGTGAGGAATTTTCTTTGAAACTTCTTAGGGATCTTATCATGTTGGAACCTCTTTCCAGGGTACCTTCTTTTATAATGTTTCCTCAGTTCATGTTTTGGTCTCTTTCTAAGACATTTTCCACTTTTGCACACCTTGATCTTGAGAGGAATCATATTGTGATAGTATCAACGAACACTACTTAATAATTTAATTTGTTGTGGCTGCAACATTAGattaacaaaataagaaaagaaactcACTTTCCCATACATAACAagttaacataatttaaaatagttaatGGTTCAACTAAACAAATTTATATGATTAAAAATAGTTAATGATTCAACTAAACAAATTTATATGATTAAAAATTGTTAATGGTTCAACTAAAGGAAATAATATGACTTACGTTTAGTTGATGATTCAACTAATCCACGACTTGCACCAGCTAATCATTCACGTTCTATTATTGCTTTTGATTGATTTGCTAAACTTTTTACGTATTGAAGTATTTTATACCCTTTCCCCCCAAAGATTATGTTATTGTAGAATACCCTTTTATTAATGAAAAGAGGGCAGCTGACGTCCAAATCTACAATAAGTAATAATTTAGGAAGTGTTGGGGCAGTCCTATAATTATTAGACACCAAAGAGCGTAGGTGAACTCATCGTTATTAAAAAATCATTTTGATTTTGTATATTTTAATCGCCTTGGTAGGTGTATGGGGAATATCAAGTTTTGAATAAGAGATTGAACGACGTCCCATTTCTCAGGTAGTGTTTTTGACTATCCCATTTCTTAGGTATACGAGAATATAATTGAATAAGCATATGACATGTGAACTCTGCATTTTACAAATTTATTATGTGCTCCTTCCATTTTCTAAATatagatatgtatatatatataagtcacTACAGttccatatatatatttaaatatgatATATCATATATATCATATTTATATatgatatatataaatatcatatatatTCTTCTTACTTTAA
It encodes the following:
- the LOC142173670 gene encoding uncharacterized protein LOC142173670, which produces MEALSTIDALKAKIESLEDHVSAGVTEAANNDVVTREAKIEAPKPRVFKGVRDTQEVENFLWYLENYFRHGKVRDDEAMINTAVVYFSETAMLWWRKKMTGVDKGLCTISMWDQFKAEFKRLFFPNNVLYEARRKLRELKQTRSIRVYVKEFTTLMLQIRNLVNDGLLFHFMDGLQN